CGGTGTCTTTGGCACGAATGCGCAACGGAGCGGCAACCGGCAGGCGCGGCTCGCCGGGCATGTCTTCTTCGCCCGCGATGCGGGCGCCGAGCGCCTTGGCGATCTCGCGGAAGGCGTTCCTCTCGGCCGAGGACAGCAGGGTCTTGGACGGTTCGAGCATCGGGCGGACGGCCGCCAGATGGCCGTTGCGTAGCGGCACGACATTGGCTCGCGGTGCCTCGGGGGGCGACTGCAACGGCTCCTCGGCTTCTGGCGCTGCGTCGCCGTCGTCGGCGGGCGCCGTCAGAGCATCGGCATCAGTCTCCGTGGCTTCGGCTGCCGCATCCTCGATCTCTGCCTCTGTAGGCAGTTCGGCTGGTGCGGCCTCTTCAGTTTTGCCCTCGCTGGAATCGGTTTGGGCCGTCGGAGCCGGGACTGCCTCGATGACCTCGTCCGAAACCTGTTCAGACACGCGATCTTCCGTGGCCGCCGCCTCAAGGGGAGCCGCCTCCGGGGCGTCGGCTTCTAGCACGGCCGGGACGAGCGCCTCTATCGGCGCTTCCCGATCAGGAAAAGCCTCGTTGGCCGGCGAGCGGATCAGACCGAAGCCGCGGAAGCCGGCGGGATTGCGCTCGCTGTCGAACAGCGGAAAACCCGAGAGCTCGACGCGGGCGCCTTCGCCGGAGTGAACGCGCCACAGCACGGCCCGGCCGCTCCAGGTCGACGAGGTCGCAAGGCGCGTCGCCAGGTCACCGTCGAGGTCGAGGATGTCGGTCGCGAGCAAGGCGGGCCAGTCGCGGCCCTGCGTCGCGCTCGCCGTCCGTTGGCCGACAAGCTCGGCGAAGTCCTGGGATAGGCTGATCAGCGTCCCATCGAGGTCGCTTTCCCACAGGAAGCGCAGATTGGCGCGACGCTGCTGCTCGGGTGATTCGGCCTGGGTATCGGCTGCCGTGGCGAGCGCCGCAGGGGTGGCCGGGGAGGGCGAGGTCGTCGCTGCCGCCGGAACGCGCGGCTCGTCCTGTGGCACGGTGATGCCCAGGCGGCGCAAGTCGGAGGCCGTGACACCGACGGCCAGCGCAGAGCCGGCTTCGGTCTCGACGAGCTTGCAGGCGCAGGTCACGAGTCCGGCCAGCGCAGCGCCGAGCCGCAGTCTTTCGAGCCTGAGCCCGTTGCGCGAGGCGAGCCCGCCCGCAAGCAGGCGCAGGCGCTCGCGTGTCGCCACCGGCAGCTTCGCAGCTCCGCCGAAGGCGTCGAGGAGCGCCTGGCCGCCCGCATTGGCGAAAGCCGGCGCATCACCATCGGCTGGCCAGAGCAGCAGCGCGCCCTTGCTGGCGAACTCAGCAAGTGCGGGATCCTGCGCCAGCGCGCCGGCAAGGCCGTTCCAATCCTGCACGGATTCGCTCATCCCGTTCCGCTCAACCTGCTGGCGACGTAAGCCCGCGCGAATATGCCTAACAAATCTTTAATAACCGCGCGAGGACGGTGAATCCATGCGGGAACACTGCCTCTCCCCTGACGTTTCCAAACAGCGTTAATATGGCGCCCGCCGTCTTGGCCGGGGCGGCGTTGTCATTGCACTGCAATAATGATATTGCAGTGCACAATTAAGGCTCGACGTCGGAGGCGGCGCAGAAGCCTGGCTCGGTCACAGGAGGACCACCATGGACGGCAAGAACCCCTACGAAGTCCCCACCGAAATGCGCGACTTCGCTGAAAAGAGCGTCGACCAGGCCCGCAAGGCTTTCGACGGCTTCATTGGCGCGGCGCAGAAGGCTGTCGACAGCGCCCATGGTTCGGCCGAGTCGGCCCGCGTCAACGTCCAGGACATGACCAAGAAGGCCATGACCTATGCCGAAGGCAACGTCTCGGCGGCTTTCGATCTTGCCAACAAGCTGGTCAAGTCCCGCGACATGAACGAGGTGCTCCAGCATCAGTCTGAGTTCCTGAAATCGCAGATGGCCTCTCTCCAGGCGCAGCTGAAGGAGCTTGGCACGACGGTGCAGGACGTCGCCAAGAAGACGGCCGAGACCGCCGCCAAGGCGACCAAGCTGAAGTGAAGCCGTCGCGCCGCGGGGCGGTGCGGGCTTCACGATGAGGCGGCCGGACCAGCGCACGGCCCCGTGAAGGAGTGAACTCCTCGCGGGGACATGACTTAGGTCCGGTTTCGTCGATTGCGCAGGCTGGCCCTGCCGGAACCGTGAAGGAGAATCCGATGGCGAAGCAGACTATCCCCGGCAAGGCTCCGATCAGCCTCGCGCCGGTCAAGGCGTTGAGCGAGTCGAAGCCGGTGACGCCGGCCGTTCCGGCCAAGGCTCCCGAGACCAAGCCTGCGGTGGACGCGAAGCCTGTGGCCGCCCCGGTTGTGGCCGCGCCCGTGCTCAAAGTCGCACCTCAGCCGGCTGCACCCCAGCCGGTGGTGAAGGCTGCCGCTGTGCCGCCGGTCGCCAAAGCTCCCGAGGCCAAGCCCGTCATGGACGTGAAGCCGGCCACCGCTCCGGCGGCAGCGATCTCCGCCCCGAAGGTCGAGGCCAAGCCTGTCGCTTCCAAGCCTGCCGCCCCGCAGCCAGTAGCTCAGCCGGTCGCGAAGGCTGCTCCCGCCGCCGTCGCCAAATCTGCGCCGCAGCCCGCCGCCAAGGTTGTCGCCGAGCCCGCCAAGCGCATCGTCCTGCAGAAGAAGGTTGCAAAGCCGGCTGCCAAGGCCTCGGCTGTGAAGGCCGCGCCGGCCAAGCCCACTTCCGAGCCGGCCAAGTCTGTGGCTGAGCCGGTCAAGGCGTCGCCCGCTCCCACCAAGGTCGAGCCCGTTGCGGTAAAGCCGGTCGCTCCGGTTGCAGCAAAGCCCGCTCCCGCCCCGCTCAAGCTCGTCGAGGTCGCTCAGCGGGCCAAGCCGGCTCCTGCGGCCACGCCCGCCGTTGCCAAAGCGGTCGAGGCACCGACGCCGGTTGCCGTCGCGCCCTTCTCGGCAGTCAACTGGTTCGAGCAGACGCTGGTACTGACGCGCACCTTCGGGGCCGTCCAGGCTAAGGTGCTCGATCATGCCTGCGCCGAGCTCAAGGCGACGCTGGGCGAGATCGAGACGCTGGCGCGCACGCCGAGCGCCGCCGACGCGGTCGCGCTCCAGGCCAAGGCGTTCCGCCGCAGCTATGAATCGCTCGCTGCCCATCTCGGCGATCTCGCCGCGACCGCCCGCAAGGACCTGCCGCGCTCCTGATTTTCAAAGCCGGCGCGGTTTTCCCCGCGCCGGCCTGCATTTCGCCGTTGCATTCGGCGAAACGCGGCACTAGGTTCCGCGCCGTCGCCGGACAGCTTCCGGGCGCCGCGACATCAGGCGCAAGCCGTGCAGCCATAGCTCAGTTGGTTAGAGCGCTAGATTGTGGATCTAGAGGTCCCCCGTTCAAGCCGGGGTGGCTGTACCATCTCTCCTTATCCGATTCCGTTGGTCCTTGAGATTGCGCGCGCGGCCTGCGCCGGCCTAGCTTGCCGCCCTGACGCGCGGCACGGGCCGCCGGCTTCGGGAGCACGCCATGCCCAGCAAGATCGATCTCCTCAATCCCGCCTCGCTCTCTCCGCCGACCGGCTATTCGCACCTCGCCATCGTCAAGGCGGAGCGGCAGGTTCATGTCTCCGGCCAGGTCGCTTACGACCCGATGGGGAAGGTGGTGGGGGAGGGCGATATCGCCGCCCAGGCCGAGCAGGTCTACGCCAACCTCGCCGCGGCGCTGGCTGCTGCCGGCACAGACTTCACCAGGGTGTTCAAGCTGGTGACCTATGTCGTCGATCTCAGTACGGAGAAGGCGATCGCAGTGCGGAAGGTGCGCCTGAAATACCTCGGCGACGGCCCCTATCCGGCGAGCACCATGGTCGGCGTCACCGCCCTGGTCGACCCGCGCCTCCTGATCGAAATCGAGGCGATCGCCGCGCTGGATTGAGTGCCAACCGGCAGGACTTGCGACAAAGGGCGGCGCTCGCCATATCCGGTTCACGCGGTTGGGTTCGCCTTTCGCGTACGGAGCGCTGCGCAAGCGGGCTCCGGTAGTTCCAGAGGCGCCTTTCAAGGGCTTCGTGATGACGCGTCCGCCTAGCCTGTCGCATCCCTTCCTGCTCGGCTTCGACGATATCGAGCGGGCTCTCGACCGGGTCGCCAAAGGCGCCGGCGATGGCTATCCGCCCTATAACATCGAACGCATGCCGCGCACCGAGGACGAGCCCGACAAGCTCAGGATCACGCTCGCGGTGGCCGGATTCTCGCGCGAACAGCTCGAGATCACGCTGGAGGAAAACCAGCTGACCATCCGCGGCCGGCAGGTCGACGACAAGACGCGGCATTTCCTGCATCGCGGCATCGCCGCGCGGCAGTTCCAGCGCTCCTTCCTGCTCGCCGACGGCATGCAGGTCCTTGGCGCCGATCTCTCGAACGGGCTGCTCGCCATCGACCTGGCTCGTCCGGAACCGGAACGGCTCGTCCGGCGTATCGATATCATGAGCCGCGACTAGGGGCCTTCAAGAAGGCGCTTCATAGACGTCAGTCCGGGAAGGCATGCGGTTTGCCTTCCGTTCATGATCACGGATGCACAATCAAGCCGCCTCGCACTGCTCTGAAGGAGGGCGCGATGACTGAGACCAGAGAGACCCCCTGACCACGGCTGAATTTGCCGCTCTCGGCAACGGCCAGGTCGCCTATCTCAAGCCGATTATGTCGGACGAGCTGGCGCGCATCTTCCCGCAGGCGCCGGAAATCGAGCCCGGGCTGCAGCTCTTTGCGCTGCTTTCGGCCGATGGTGCACCGATCCTGGTGACAGATTCCCGCGAGGCCGCGACGGCCAACGCCTGGGAGCACGACCTCAGGATGGTCAGCCTGCACTAACCGGTTTCAGGCCGTCGCGGGTACGATCCCCGCGACGGCTGTCACCAGACGCTCGATGTCGTCCGGTGTCGACAGCCGGTGGTCACCGTCCTTGATCAGGGTCAGCACGACCGGATCGTGCGGCAGGTGCTCGACCAGCTTCAGCGCCTGGCCATAGGGCACGTCGGGATCCTTCATTCCCTGCAGGATATGAATGGGGCAGCCGGTTTCGAGCGGCTGCCCGAAGAGGAGATGGCGTCGTCCGTCCTCGATCAGCGCTCGCGTGATCGGCATCGGCTCCGGCGAATATTCCGACGGCCGCTGCCAGACGCCGTCCTTCGTAATGGTTTCGCGGATCGCTTCCGGCATCTGCGCCCACATCAGCTCTTCGGTGAAGTCGACGGCCGGCGCGATCAGCACGAGGCCGGCCGGTTGCAGTTGCGGAGCGGTCTTGCGCAATTGCAACGTCGTCAGCAGCGCAACCCAGCCGCCCATGGACGAGCCGACCAGGACGGCCGGGCCTCGGGCGTGGGCAGCGAGCACCGCCTGCGCATCCTCGATCCAGTGCGACATCGTCCATTGCGCGAAGTCGCCGCTCGACTCGCCATGGCCGGCATAGTCGAAGCGGATGAAGGCGCGTCCCGTGCGCTGCGCCCAGGCGGCGAGCGCCTCGGCCTTGGTCGCACGCATGTCCGAGCGCAAACCGCCGAGCCAGACCACCGGCGGGCCCTTGCCGGCCTGCGCGAGCACCGCGATCTCGCGGCGCTCCGTACCGGTGCCGATGCTCAAAAATTGCGGCTCAGGCTTCGTCACCCTATGCTCTCCTGTGGTGAACCGGGTGAAAGCAGGCAGATGCCAGCTGCAATACCGCCCGATTTGGTCATCATCTGAACCCGATAGCACCCGCGAGTCGCCAAGCAGAAGGCCTTTTCGAGTAGTGAGCACCTCCCTGCGTTCCGGCGCACAATTGTCCCTGCCTTCGACCGAGACGCATCCGCTCGCCGGGCGCACCGTGCTGCAGATCATCCCGGATCTGGAAGCGGGTGGTGCCGAGCGCACCGCCGTCGATATCGCCGCGGGGCTGACCGAAGTCGGTGCGCGTGCGCTGGTCGCGACCGAAGGCGGGCGGCTCGTCGCCGAGCTGCAGGCCAAGGGAGGCATCTGGCTGCCGTTCCCGGCCGCGGCCAAGAACCCGGTCTCGATGCTGCTGAACGTGCGGACCTTCGCCCTGCTGTGCAAGCGCGAACGGGTCGATCTCGTCCACGCCCGCTCGCGGGCACCGGCCTGGGTCGCGCTTGCAGCGACGCGGGCACTGAAGCTGCCCTTCGTCACCACCTATCATGGCTCCTACAACGCCCGCTCGGCGGTGAAGAACCTGTATAATTCGGTGATGGCGCGCAGCGACTGCGTGATCGCCAACTCCGCCTATACCGCCGATCTGATCCGGGCCCGGCACGGCTTCGCCCGTGACCGCATTCGCGTCGTCCATCGCGGCACGGACTTTTCCGCCTTCGCGCCGGCGGCGGTGAACCCGGAGCGGATCAGCGCGCTGCGCAGCGCCTGGGGTGTCGAGCCGCATCAGCGCATCGTGCTGCTGCCCGGCCGGCTCACCGGCTGGAAAGGCCAGAAGGTGCTGATCGAGGCGGCGCGCCAATTGCGCGACGCCGGCGACGAGGACACCGCCTTCATCCTCGCCGGCGATGCGCAGGGCCGCGACGGCTATGTGCGCGAGCTCGACGACGCCATCGCCAAAGCCAAGCTCGAAGGCCGCGTCCGCCGCGTCGGCCATTGCAGCGACATGCCGGCGGCCTTCCTGGCGGCGGCCGTCGTCGCCGTACCCTCGACCGAGCCCGAAGCCTTCGGCCGTGTCGCCGTCGAGGCGCAGGCCATGGGCACGCCGGTCATCGTCTCCAATCTCGGCGCCGTGCCGGAGACGGTGCTGGCGCCGCCGCAGGTCTCGCCTCAGGAGCGCAGCGGCTGGCATATCCCGCCCGGCGATGCGCCAGCGCTCGCCGAAGCGTTGCGCGAAGCGCTGGCGCTTCGGCCTTCCGCCCGCGACGCGCTGGCGCGCCGCGCCAGGCTGCATGTCGAGCGCCATTTCTCGTTGGCGTCGATGGTCAACGACACACTCGACGTCTATTGCGCCCTGCTGGGGCGCTGAACCCACCTGATCCATTGACAACGCTTCGCATTGTGCAATGTGTCTCACCAACGGCGCGATGCGCCAATCACAGGAGAATACAGCCATTCGTCGTCCCTTCCGTGCCGCACCAACCCCCGTCAAGGACGGCCCCCGCGCCAACCGCGACATTCGTGGCGTCCGCGACGTCCAGCTCATCGACGATACCGGCGCCAACCGTGGCGTGGTCTCGTTCTTCGAGGCGCTCAAGATTGCCGAGGACGCCGGTCTCGATCTGGTCGAGATCGCCCCCAATTCAGAGCCGCCCGTCTGCAAGATTCTCGATTATGGCCGCTTCCGCTTTCTCGAGCAGAAGAAGGCGGCCGAGGCGCGCAAGAAGCAGCGCACCATCGAGATCAAGGAAATCAAGCTCCGCCCCGGCATCGACAAGCACGACTACGACGTGAAGATGAAGGCGATGCACGGCTTCTTCGACGAAGGCGACAAGGTGAAGGTCACCCTGCGCTTCCGCGGCCGCGAGATGGCGCACCAGGACCTCGGCGTGAAGGTGCTGGAGCGCGTCAAGGCCGATCTCGTCGAGATCGCCAAGGTCGAGAGCGACTGGCAGCTCGAAGGCCGCCAGATGGTGATGGTGCTCGCGCCGAAGTGATGTCGAGCCGCGCGCCCGAATGAGGCCCGCATTCGCACCGTTTTTACGAAGCCCGGCCGTTTCGGCCGGGCTTCGTTGCATTCGGCCCGATCCGGCCATCAGTCGACCAGGTCAAGGCATCCCCTAGAGCCCGCTCCGATCAGCTTGCACGGCAAGCTGATCAAAAAAAAGCGGTCTCCAAACTCAAAGTGAGAAACGGATCCGGCTCTAGCTGACGGAGCGGATGATCTCGCGATAGGCCGCCTCGGGGAAAGCCTTGAGCGTTTCCGTGCGGACATTGCCGAGCATGGCCAGTTGCAGGCAGAAGCGCGCCTGCACGGCATCGTCCGGCGCCTCGCAGACGACGACCATGTCGTGTTTGCCCATCGTCATGAAGAAGGCTTTGAAATCGCCGCCCATATCCTTCAGCGCCTGTTTGGCGGTGTCGAGACGGGCGGGCGAATCCTTCAGCTTGCGCGCGCCTTGGTCGGTCCAGTTGAGCAGCATGATGTAGGTGGTCATCGCGCCTCTCCCCGAAAAGGCCCGGCCTTTCCGTCGGAAGCAGTATACGGCGCCGGCTTGTCGCCGCACTGGTTCCGGATGGGTTGTTGAACCATCCGCCGGGCCTGCCTTGCCAGTCTAGCATCACGGGCCGGTATCCGGCAGGGCCTATCGGCTGAGCAGCCGCTTCAGCTTCCGCACCGCGCTGTCCGGCGTCGTCAGCACCGGCTTGCCTGTCGCGGCTGTGACCGCCGATGCCGCGCGCGCCAGGCTGAACTGCGCCAGCGCGATCGCGTCACAATCCGTCAGCTCGCTGGCTGCGAGAGCCGCCAACCGGTCATGCTCGGGCCCGTCATCGAGTGCGGCGAACGCGTCGTCGGCGAGCTTCGGCACTACCGTCAGCGATCCCGGAAACTCCGGGGGCATCGACTGGAGCGTCGGCCCGAAGCTGGCGAGGAGGCCGATCCGGCTGCCGACCGTCTCCGCTTCCTCGATCATCGCCTCGTTCGGCTTCAGCACCGGCAGCGGCGCGAGCGCGCGCTGGACCGCCTCGATGCAGGGTCCGAATGCCGAGCAGGTGAAGAGGATGCCGTCGGCGCCGGTCGCCCGGGCATAGCTCGCCAGATTCAGGAAGCGCCCGGTCATCGCCTCGGTGATCCGCCCGTCGCGGGAAAGATCGGCCGATAGGCTGTCATCGAGCAGGTTCATCAGCGTGGCTTCAGGCCACAGCCGCGCGAACGCCGCCTCGATCGGAGGCGGCGAATGGCGCAGCGCATGGATCAGTGCGATTCGCATCGGCAGGCTTTAGCGGATCGGATGCGGGTATTGCAGCCCGCCCTTCGAGGCGAGGTCGTTGAGTCCGCGCTTCAATTGCAGCTTGGAGCCCGCGCCGACATTGCGCTCGAAGCTCTCGCCGTAATTGCCGACATGCTTGATGACGCGATGGGCCCAGTCATTGGAGAGGCCGAGGCCCTCGCCGAACTTGCCCTCGACGCCGAGCAGGCGCTTGATCTCGGGGTTCCCCGACTTGAGCTGCTCCTCGACATTGGCCTTGCTCACCCCGAGTTCCTCGGCATTGAGCATGGCGTAATGCACCCATTTCACCAGCGCGACCCAGCTCTCGTCGCCGCGCTTCACCGCCGGGCCGAGCGGCTCGCGCGAGATCAGCGTCGGCAGGATGACGAAATCGTCCGGCTTGGAGAATTTCAGGCGCTCGGCGGCAAGGCCGGAGGTGTCGGTGGTGAAGGCGTCGCAGCGCCCGGCCTCCAGCGCCTTGACGCCCTCTTCATTGGTGGCGAAGCCGATGATCTCGTATTTGAGTTTGTTGGCGCGGAAGAAGTCGGCAAGGTTGAGCTCGGTCGTCGTCCCTTGCGTCACGCAGATCGAGGCGCCGTTCAGGCCCTTCGCCTCGGTGACCCCCAGAGACTTGCGCACCATGAAGCCCTGGCCGTCGAAATAGTTGATGATCGGCCAGGACATGCCGGCCGTGGTGTCGCGCGACATCGTATAGGTCGCGTTGCGGGCGAGCATGTCGACCTCGCCCGACTGCACCACGACGAAGCGCATCTGCGGCGTCGTCGGGATGAACCGGACCTTGTTCGGGTCGTTGAAGATCGCAGAGGCGACGGCGCGGCAAAGATCGATGTCGAGCCCGTCCCAGCGCCCGTCCGACCCCTGGATGCCGAAGCCAGGAAGGGCGATGTGGTTGCCGCAGATCAGCTCGCCGCGCGCCTTGACGCGGTCGAGCGTGCCGGTCTGGGCGGTGGCTGCGCCGGAGAAGCCGAGCGCGGCGAGGCCAGCGAAGAGCAGATGTTTCAGCTGTTTGGTTTTCATGGCAGTTCCCCTGTCGTGGTCGCTACGGGCTCTTGGCGGCCCGGATTGTGGTGAGCCTCAGGCCGGTCGGGCCGAGGCCAGGCTCGCGTCGATG
This sequence is a window from Bosea vestrisii. Protein-coding genes within it:
- a CDS encoding amino acid ABC transporter substrate-binding protein — protein: MKTKQLKHLLFAGLAALGFSGAATAQTGTLDRVKARGELICGNHIALPGFGIQGSDGRWDGLDIDLCRAVASAIFNDPNKVRFIPTTPQMRFVVVQSGEVDMLARNATYTMSRDTTAGMSWPIINYFDGQGFMVRKSLGVTEAKGLNGASICVTQGTTTELNLADFFRANKLKYEIIGFATNEEGVKALEAGRCDAFTTDTSGLAAERLKFSKPDDFVILPTLISREPLGPAVKRGDESWVALVKWVHYAMLNAEELGVSKANVEEQLKSGNPEIKRLLGVEGKFGEGLGLSNDWAHRVIKHVGNYGESFERNVGAGSKLQLKRGLNDLASKGGLQYPHPIR
- a CDS encoding DUF1150 domain-containing protein, producing the protein MTTAEFAALGNGQVAYLKPIMSDELARIFPQAPEIEPGLQLFALLSADGAPILVTDSREAATANAWEHDLRMVSLH
- a CDS encoding alpha/beta hydrolase yields the protein MTKPEPQFLSIGTGTERREIAVLAQAGKGPPVVWLGGLRSDMRATKAEALAAWAQRTGRAFIRFDYAGHGESSGDFAQWTMSHWIEDAQAVLAAHARGPAVLVGSSMGGWVALLTTLQLRKTAPQLQPAGLVLIAPAVDFTEELMWAQMPEAIRETITKDGVWQRPSEYSPEPMPITRALIEDGRRHLLFGQPLETGCPIHILQGMKDPDVPYGQALKLVEHLPHDPVVLTLIKDGDHRLSTPDDIERLVTAVAGIVPATA
- the infC gene encoding translation initiation factor IF-3, translating into MRQSQENTAIRRPFRAAPTPVKDGPRANRDIRGVRDVQLIDDTGANRGVVSFFEALKIAEDAGLDLVEIAPNSEPPVCKILDYGRFRFLEQKKAAEARKKQRTIEIKEIKLRPGIDKHDYDVKMKAMHGFFDEGDKVKVTLRFRGREMAHQDLGVKVLERVKADLVEIAKVESDWQLEGRQMVMVLAPK
- a CDS encoding glycosyltransferase family 4 protein, which produces MSTSLRSGAQLSLPSTETHPLAGRTVLQIIPDLEAGGAERTAVDIAAGLTEVGARALVATEGGRLVAELQAKGGIWLPFPAAAKNPVSMLLNVRTFALLCKRERVDLVHARSRAPAWVALAATRALKLPFVTTYHGSYNARSAVKNLYNSVMARSDCVIANSAYTADLIRARHGFARDRIRVVHRGTDFSAFAPAAVNPERISALRSAWGVEPHQRIVLLPGRLTGWKGQKVLIEAARQLRDAGDEDTAFILAGDAQGRDGYVRELDDAIAKAKLEGRVRRVGHCSDMPAAFLAAAVVAVPSTEPEAFGRVAVEAQAMGTPVIVSNLGAVPETVLAPPQVSPQERSGWHIPPGDAPALAEALREALALRPSARDALARRARLHVERHFSLASMVNDTLDVYCALLGR
- a CDS encoding phasin, which encodes MDGKNPYEVPTEMRDFAEKSVDQARKAFDGFIGAAQKAVDSAHGSAESARVNVQDMTKKAMTYAEGNVSAAFDLANKLVKSRDMNEVLQHQSEFLKSQMASLQAQLKELGTTVQDVAKKTAETAAKATKLK
- a CDS encoding aspartate/glutamate racemase family protein, yielding MRIALIHALRHSPPPIEAAFARLWPEATLMNLLDDSLSADLSRDGRITEAMTGRFLNLASYARATGADGILFTCSAFGPCIEAVQRALAPLPVLKPNEAMIEEAETVGSRIGLLASFGPTLQSMPPEFPGSLTVVPKLADDAFAALDDGPEHDRLAALAASELTDCDAIALAQFSLARAASAVTAATGKPVLTTPDSAVRKLKRLLSR
- a CDS encoding GYD domain-containing protein, with the translated sequence MTTYIMLLNWTDQGARKLKDSPARLDTAKQALKDMGGDFKAFFMTMGKHDMVVVCEAPDDAVQARFCLQLAMLGNVRTETLKAFPEAAYREIIRSVS
- a CDS encoding Hsp20 family protein — its product is MTRPPSLSHPFLLGFDDIERALDRVAKGAGDGYPPYNIERMPRTEDEPDKLRITLAVAGFSREQLEITLEENQLTIRGRQVDDKTRHFLHRGIAARQFQRSFLLADGMQVLGADLSNGLLAIDLARPEPERLVRRIDIMSRD
- a CDS encoding RidA family protein translates to MPSKIDLLNPASLSPPTGYSHLAIVKAERQVHVSGQVAYDPMGKVVGEGDIAAQAEQVYANLAAALAAAGTDFTRVFKLVTYVVDLSTEKAIAVRKVRLKYLGDGPYPASTMVGVTALVDPRLLIEIEAIAALD